The Galactobacillus timonensis genome has a segment encoding these proteins:
- a CDS encoding homoserine dehydrogenase, with protein MLTIGLLGCGVVGSGVMNLIDDPASDVCRNMRIKRILARSLSEKDDPRITTNYEDILNDSDIDTVIECMGGDEPAFTYVKAALESGRNVVSSNKKMLAHHLMELEDLAEKHHVSLLMEAAVGGGIPFLCTVHDLEMVEPVTAFEGIFNGTTNYILDSMTRTGQQFSEALKAAQDAGYAERNPTDDIKGYDVRYKVMLSCAAAFQMLPAEDSIVTFGIDRIGDEEFSFAKENGYVIKLIGSGSKNEAGIAACVMPAFVKAGTVLAAIDSNRNGITVKSPALGEATLIGQGAGSLPTAHAVVSDAARILEGKAYAWKNLEKTEAVSSSAKVFYVRGGNVPASLVHSHEGNAVLTVGVTLYELMPYVHAENCVVLEVQS; from the coding sequence ATGTTAACGATCGGATTGCTCGGTTGCGGCGTCGTGGGAAGCGGCGTTATGAACCTGATTGATGATCCGGCATCGGACGTATGCCGGAATATGCGGATCAAGCGAATCCTTGCCCGTTCCTTATCGGAAAAGGATGATCCAAGAATCACAACGAACTATGAAGACATTCTGAATGATTCTGATATTGATACTGTCATCGAATGCATGGGCGGGGATGAACCTGCCTTTACGTATGTTAAGGCCGCTCTGGAATCGGGCCGCAATGTCGTATCCTCCAATAAGAAAATGCTTGCCCATCATCTGATGGAGCTCGAGGACCTGGCAGAGAAACATCATGTCAGCCTTCTGATGGAAGCGGCCGTCGGCGGAGGCATTCCTTTCCTGTGCACGGTTCATGATCTGGAAATGGTGGAGCCGGTGACCGCCTTTGAAGGCATCTTCAACGGCACGACGAACTATATCCTTGATTCCATGACCCGTACCGGTCAGCAATTTTCCGAAGCTCTCAAAGCTGCGCAGGACGCCGGCTACGCTGAGCGCAATCCTACCGATGACATCAAGGGGTATGACGTTCGCTACAAGGTGATGCTCAGCTGCGCCGCTGCATTCCAGATGTTACCGGCAGAAGATTCAATTGTCACCTTCGGCATCGATCGGATCGGCGATGAGGAATTTTCCTTTGCCAAAGAAAACGGATACGTCATCAAGCTGATCGGATCCGGATCAAAAAATGAGGCAGGCATTGCGGCCTGCGTCATGCCTGCCTTTGTCAAGGCCGGCACGGTCCTGGCCGCAATTGATTCCAATCGGAACGGGATAACAGTGAAAAGCCCTGCCCTTGGAGAGGCAACCCTGATCGGTCAGGGGGCAGGCAGTCTGCCGACGGCGCACGCTGTCGTTTCCGATGCGGCCCGCATTCTGGAAGGAAAAGCGTACGCATGGAAGAATCTTGAGAAGACGGAGGCTGTTTCATCTTCGGCTAAGGTGTTCTACGTGCGCGGTGGAAATGTGCCGGCATCGCTTGTTCACTCGCATGAAGGAAACGCGGTGCTTACGGTTGGCGTGACATTGTATGAACTGATGCCGTATGTGCATGCGGAAAACTGTGTTGTTCTGGAGGTGCAGTCATGA
- the thrC gene encoding threonine synthase, whose product MRYFSTRGHADPIAAKEAILKGLADDGGLFVPEQMPEKIDISRLSDLSYGDLAQMILSRFFDDYAAGELSSCINGAYSAMNFDTLAIAPSIVLDEAASVLELWHGPTCAFKDLALTILPRLLTTAYNDQKQTGTVAILTATSGDTGKAALAGFADVPHTAITVFYPRNGVSPIQELQMRTSPGKNVNVIAVNGNFDDCQRLVKEAVSRVHLPSGVRLCSANSINIGRLVPQIVYYFAAYQDLLKQKKIAPGEKVLFVVPTGNFGDILAGWLAKQIGLPVKKLICASNSNRVLTDFLESGTYSIHRPFHVTMSPSMDILISSNLERLLYFKSNGDSAFVETCMGQLSAAGQYTVPATMLESIRQDFGGYSCSEEQCAEEIRNTWNKHHYLMDPHTAVAAEGLRQYREASGDHTQAVILSTASPYKFAGNVLKAVNGSIVSDPFAAMDRLSEETGTKVPSPLARLASLPLRFDRTIEVKDGIDLIQKQMEELAHD is encoded by the coding sequence ATGCGCTATTTCAGTACCCGTGGTCATGCGGATCCGATCGCAGCCAAAGAAGCAATCCTGAAAGGTCTCGCCGATGACGGCGGCCTGTTTGTTCCGGAACAGATGCCGGAAAAAATTGATATCAGCCGTCTTTCTGATCTTTCCTATGGCGATCTTGCGCAGATGATACTGTCCCGTTTCTTTGATGACTATGCCGCGGGCGAACTCAGCTCGTGCATCAATGGTGCCTACAGTGCCATGAACTTTGACACTTTGGCCATTGCGCCGTCGATCGTTCTTGATGAAGCAGCTTCGGTTCTGGAGCTTTGGCACGGGCCGACCTGTGCCTTCAAGGATCTGGCGCTGACAATTCTGCCGCGCCTGTTAACGACGGCATACAACGATCAGAAACAGACCGGAACCGTAGCCATTCTCACAGCGACCAGCGGCGATACGGGCAAGGCGGCCCTCGCCGGCTTCGCTGACGTTCCGCATACTGCAATCACTGTTTTCTATCCAAGAAACGGCGTATCGCCGATTCAGGAGCTGCAGATGCGCACCTCACCCGGAAAAAACGTCAATGTCATCGCCGTCAACGGCAACTTTGACGACTGCCAGCGGCTGGTCAAGGAAGCGGTTTCCCGGGTGCATCTGCCTTCAGGCGTACGCCTGTGCTCGGCAAACTCGATTAACATCGGAAGACTCGTACCGCAGATCGTTTATTACTTTGCGGCCTATCAGGATCTTCTGAAACAGAAGAAGATTGCCCCGGGCGAAAAGGTTCTCTTTGTCGTACCGACCGGAAACTTCGGCGACATCCTTGCCGGCTGGCTGGCGAAGCAGATCGGTCTCCCCGTAAAGAAACTGATCTGTGCCTCTAATTCCAACCGCGTCCTGACCGATTTTCTGGAAAGCGGAACCTATTCCATTCATCGTCCATTCCATGTCACAATGTCCCCTTCCATGGACATTCTCATTTCTTCCAACCTGGAACGCCTGCTGTATTTCAAGAGTAATGGTGACTCTGCTTTCGTAGAAACATGCATGGGTCAGCTCAGCGCAGCCGGCCAGTATACGGTTCCTGCCACGATGCTGGAATCAATCCGTCAGGACTTCGGGGGATATTCCTGCAGCGAAGAACAGTGTGCAGAAGAAATCAGGAATACCTGGAACAAACATCACTACCTCATGGACCCGCATACGGCAGTCGCCGCCGAAGGTCTCAGGCAGTATCGTGAAGCGTCCGGTGATCACACGCAGGCGGTCATTCTCTCCACGGCAAGCCCTTATAAGTTTGCAGGCAATGTTCTTAAGGCAGTCAATGGATCCATCGTTTCGGATCCGTTTGCGGCAATGGACAGACTCTCTGAAGAAACGGGGACAAAGGTTCCTTCTCCTCTTGCCCGGCTGGCCTCTCTGCCTCTTCGCTTTGACAGGACAATCGAAGTCAAGGACGGCATTGATCTGATTCAGAAACAGATGGAGGAACTCGCCCATGATTGA